The following are encoded in a window of Candidatus Microthrix parvicella Bio17-1 genomic DNA:
- a CDS encoding pentapeptide repeat-containing protein — MTGADLRGANLALSVLQESNLTDANLAGASLFNSQCTATNFERANLVGADLSMSRLQRACLRDANLSNANLSEAKLEGADSHGADLTGKSDCGPGSKLLFCIFDVHVAVFFISPTGVEQLGGRFPVEVAMSFG; from the coding sequence CTGACAGGAGCAGACCTACGAGGGGCCAACCTAGCGTTGTCCGTATTGCAGGAATCTAACCTCACGGATGCAAACTTGGCGGGGGCCAGCCTGTTCAATTCACAATGCACCGCTACCAACTTCGAGCGCGCAAACCTGGTGGGGGCCGACCTTTCGATGAGCAGACTCCAGCGAGCTTGCCTCCGAGACGCGAATTTGTCGAATGCCAACTTGAGCGAAGCCAAGCTTGAGGGCGCGGATTCCCACGGTGCCGACCTGACGGGCAAGTCCGATTGCGGCCCAGGATCGAAGCTGCTTTTCTGCATCTTCGACGTCCACGTAGCCGTGTTCTTCATCTCGCCAACGGGCGTGGAGCAGCTTGGCGGACGCTTTCCGGTAGAGGTCGCGATGAGTTTCGGGTAG
- a CDS encoding TIR domain-containing protein — MSDYIVISVDAPATTANLGAGYDCLALGLDWWNQFYVVVRRSGIVVEPLVRLDIDWTTFGRQDDLITNPVTNVFVKSFKSTVEYLADATKLGLPPLNMFFGSRVNLPTERGLGSSSSACVAGTVAGFEFLKWYRSEAEVSRRLQHSCDTTIENDRQRRDLLASLARRHDTCPDNICAALSGGLTSVFVDSGTGRSRFSEELHYFSYPIDDPSLKCAVTIFNHGISTPTARGALESTNYRIDDAAFNVSRSTCLPAALTSRRYEFLDQLTKDRLHQGQRAGLYPIDLDLLSDAAMEEGAYCTFISGAGSTLATLASQTNAEKAIEAIAGRFDELISEGRARDSGWSIADSRVLDLSLQGAESRAKVVEVPERRVAELLDSDHLATCVSAWFKELAASGQAYRPTEKELQTAVPEDTIAKEKPEPELDLFVVELLSDELVGVSEQVFNELPAAEQALFNRLSGEMQIRIAGKAVELRAASDRLPPGSPTQRRLQAAISQYLQELVRQPDSPALAGAVAKLATHVEELARGMLDVLAKSVYPKDAGRAQTELKLPSRKILTMSLGKVAVALHTAQKHPDFVHYSTILDDANVSGLLAFSEIRNLWMYEAVSGSASVLMNSAGGAILDGAELVEWLLRSRSELAEMEGGSNAAVDLEAGAANFFISHASEDKEAIARPLYEELSGRGYKVWLDEAELTVGDSLRQRIDEAISSCQFGIVVLSDAFFRKDWPQEELNALFTRQLSGVKTILPIWHDVDQARVLQYSPLLADRLAARSSDGVEEVVRQVLAAFDAEIRRRKR; from the coding sequence GTGTCAGACTACATTGTCATTAGCGTTGACGCCCCCGCCACGACCGCCAACTTGGGCGCTGGCTATGACTGCCTGGCGCTGGGCCTTGACTGGTGGAATCAATTCTATGTAGTAGTGCGTCGATCCGGCATCGTTGTGGAACCTCTGGTGAGGCTGGATATCGACTGGACTACGTTCGGGCGGCAGGACGACCTCATCACGAATCCCGTCACGAATGTATTCGTAAAATCTTTCAAATCGACCGTCGAGTATCTCGCTGATGCAACGAAACTAGGCCTTCCGCCGCTAAATATGTTCTTTGGTTCGAGGGTGAATCTCCCTACTGAGCGTGGATTGGGTTCGAGTTCGTCCGCATGCGTTGCGGGAACGGTTGCCGGATTCGAGTTTCTCAAGTGGTACCGCAGCGAGGCAGAAGTAAGCCGACGCCTACAACATTCGTGCGATACCACGATCGAAAACGATCGGCAACGGCGCGATCTACTGGCGAGCCTAGCTCGGCGCCATGATACTTGTCCGGACAATATCTGTGCCGCTCTCTCTGGTGGCTTAACCTCAGTTTTCGTGGATAGCGGGACAGGACGGTCGAGGTTCTCTGAAGAGCTTCACTACTTTAGTTATCCGATTGATGATCCGTCATTAAAGTGCGCAGTAACCATTTTCAATCATGGCATTTCCACGCCGACGGCTCGCGGGGCGCTGGAAAGCACAAACTATCGCATCGATGACGCTGCGTTCAATGTCTCTCGTTCAACGTGTCTGCCAGCCGCACTAACGTCTAGAAGGTACGAATTTCTCGATCAGTTGACCAAGGACCGGCTCCATCAGGGCCAGCGCGCCGGACTCTACCCGATCGACTTGGACCTACTTTCCGATGCTGCGATGGAAGAGGGCGCCTATTGTACGTTCATTAGCGGCGCTGGATCGACACTTGCGACACTTGCGAGTCAGACGAACGCTGAGAAGGCTATCGAAGCAATAGCCGGACGGTTCGACGAATTGATCAGCGAAGGGCGGGCTCGCGATAGCGGGTGGAGCATCGCAGACAGTCGCGTACTCGATCTTTCACTCCAGGGGGCGGAGTCACGAGCCAAGGTGGTGGAAGTTCCGGAGCGGCGAGTAGCTGAACTCCTGGATTCTGATCACCTTGCGACTTGCGTCTCTGCATGGTTCAAGGAGCTTGCTGCATCGGGTCAGGCCTATCGGCCGACAGAGAAGGAACTCCAAACGGCTGTCCCGGAGGACACAATTGCGAAGGAGAAACCTGAACCGGAGCTTGACCTATTCGTGGTAGAGCTGCTCTCGGATGAGCTGGTTGGTGTAAGCGAACAGGTCTTCAACGAACTACCTGCCGCAGAGCAGGCACTCTTCAATCGGCTGAGCGGGGAGATGCAGATTCGGATTGCAGGCAAAGCTGTTGAGTTGCGCGCCGCATCTGATCGCCTTCCTCCGGGGTCTCCCACACAACGCCGTCTCCAGGCGGCTATCTCTCAGTACCTCCAAGAGCTTGTCCGTCAGCCAGACTCGCCAGCGCTCGCTGGAGCAGTTGCTAAGCTTGCGACCCACGTTGAGGAACTGGCCCGAGGCATGCTCGACGTCCTGGCGAAGTCGGTCTACCCAAAGGATGCTGGCCGAGCGCAGACCGAACTCAAACTGCCCAGCAGGAAGATTCTTACAATGAGTCTGGGAAAAGTAGCCGTGGCTCTTCATACTGCACAGAAGCATCCGGACTTCGTACACTATTCAACCATCCTTGATGATGCTAACGTGTCCGGGTTGTTGGCGTTCAGCGAGATTCGAAATCTTTGGATGTACGAAGCCGTAAGCGGCAGCGCGAGTGTACTAATGAATTCAGCCGGTGGCGCAATACTCGATGGCGCTGAGTTGGTCGAATGGTTGTTGCGATCTCGCTCGGAGCTGGCCGAGATGGAGGGCGGGTCGAATGCTGCAGTCGACCTGGAGGCAGGAGCCGCGAACTTCTTCATTAGCCATGCATCGGAAGACAAGGAGGCAATAGCTCGACCGCTCTATGAGGAGTTGAGCGGCCGTGGCTATAAAGTATGGCTTGATGAAGCGGAATTGACCGTCGGTGACAGCTTGCGACAGAGAATCGACGAAGCAATCTCCTCATGCCAGTTTGGGATCGTAGTTCTGAGCGACGCCTTCTTCCGCAAGGATTGGCCCCAGGAGGAACTCAACGCTCTCTTTACGCGGCAGCTCAGTGGCGTGAAGACTATCCTCCCAATTTGGCACGACGTGGACCAGGCGCGGGTTCTCCAGTACTCACCGCTCCTGGCCGACCGGCTGGCGGCCCGAAGCAGTGATGGCGTCGAGGAGGTAGTGAGGCAGGTTCTCGCAGCCTTCGACGCGGAAATCCGTCGGAGAAAACGTTAA
- a CDS encoding type II toxin-antitoxin system death-on-curing family toxin has protein sequence MTRYLSLAEFWFLAEQVTGVAAATLINASRVDLADSALHAPQAGFGETEFYPDLHDKATVLACRIAWNHPLPDGNKRAAWACLVLFIDINGGSWNDGRPDPNDAVEAMLAVAAHDVDETWLAAWLKDRVDLQA, from the coding sequence GTGACCCGCTACCTCAGCCTCGCTGAGTTCTGGTTTCTCGCCGAACAGGTCACCGGCGTCGCCGCTGCAACCCTCATCAACGCAAGCCGTGTCGATCTCGCGGACTCTGCGCTCCACGCGCCCCAAGCTGGCTTCGGAGAAACCGAGTTCTATCCCGACCTGCACGACAAGGCCACTGTGTTGGCCTGTCGGATCGCGTGGAACCATCCGCTGCCGGACGGCAACAAGCGGGCAGCGTGGGCATGCCTTGTTCTGTTCATTGACATCAACGGCGGGTCATGGAACGACGGGCGGCCCGACCCCAATGATGCCGTCGAAGCGATGCTCGCCGTCGCAGCCCACGACGTCGACGAAACTTGGCTGGCTGCCTGGTTGAAGGACCGCGTCGACCTCCAAGCATGA